One segment of Streptomyces sp. TG1A-8 DNA contains the following:
- a CDS encoding DUF5304 domain-containing protein has translation MSEERPAPDPFEDAGRERATDADAWATACAEDLDAEKARRRAEQGPPPGSAAEELRKLVDTVADRLSGLRSPLLGAVAGPAAQQAVRQAVQQAKAAVEPVVERNPEVFGHLAAAGTELLAAYRLAVRAQERRWTAGAAGPADAGTGGGSDDRDRGEGTGPGERIDLD, from the coding sequence ATGAGCGAAGAGCGCCCCGCACCCGACCCCTTCGAGGACGCCGGACGAGAGCGGGCGACCGACGCCGACGCCTGGGCCACGGCCTGCGCCGAGGACCTCGACGCCGAGAAGGCCCGCCGCCGCGCCGAGCAGGGCCCGCCCCCGGGCTCCGCCGCCGAGGAACTGAGGAAACTGGTGGACACGGTGGCCGACCGGCTGTCCGGCCTGCGCTCCCCGCTCCTCGGCGCCGTCGCCGGACCCGCCGCCCAGCAGGCCGTGCGCCAGGCCGTCCAGCAGGCGAAGGCCGCCGTGGAGCCCGTCGTGGAGCGCAACCCGGAGGTCTTCGGCCACCTCGCCGCCGCCGGCACCGAGCTGCTGGCCGCCTACCGCCTGGCCGTCCGGGCCCAGGAGCGCCGCTGGACCGCCGGCGCGGCCGGCCCGGCGGACGCCGGCACCGGCGGGGGGAGCGACGACCGCGACCGCGGTGAGGGAACCGGTCCGGGAGAACGCATCGACCTGGACTGA
- a CDS encoding 1-acyl-sn-glycerol-3-phosphate acyltransferase, whose amino-acid sequence MKVAIGGPLKVAFRPWVEGLENIPAEGPAILASNHLSFSDSFFLPAVLDRKVTFIAKAEYFTTPGLKGRLTAAFFKGVGQLPVDRSGARGAGEAAIRSGMEVLERGELFGIYPEGTRSPDGRLYRGKPGGLARVALATGAPVVPVAMIDTEKIQPPGKVVPKLMRPGIRIGKALDFGRYQGMEHDRFVLRAVTDEVMYEIMKLSGQEYVDMYATAAKRQLAEAAKAARESEKAEKAQAGG is encoded by the coding sequence ATGAAGGTCGCCATCGGGGGGCCGCTCAAGGTCGCCTTCAGGCCCTGGGTGGAGGGACTGGAGAACATTCCGGCCGAGGGCCCCGCCATCCTGGCGAGCAACCACCTGTCCTTCTCGGACTCGTTCTTCCTGCCCGCGGTCCTCGACCGCAAGGTCACCTTCATCGCGAAGGCCGAGTACTTCACCACCCCCGGTCTGAAGGGCCGCCTCACCGCGGCCTTCTTCAAGGGTGTCGGGCAGCTCCCGGTGGACCGCTCCGGGGCGCGCGGCGCCGGCGAGGCGGCGATCAGGAGCGGCATGGAGGTGCTGGAGCGCGGTGAGCTGTTCGGGATCTACCCGGAGGGCACCCGTTCGCCCGACGGACGCCTGTACCGGGGCAAGCCCGGCGGCCTGGCGCGCGTGGCGCTCGCCACCGGCGCCCCGGTCGTCCCGGTCGCGATGATCGACACCGAGAAGATCCAGCCGCCCGGCAAGGTGGTGCCGAAGCTGATGCGGCCGGGCATCCGGATCGGCAAGGCGCTGGACTTCGGCCGCTACCAGGGCATGGAGCACGACCGGTTCGTGCTGCGCGCGGTGACCGACGAGGTCATGTACGAGATCATGAAGCTCTCCGGCCAGGAGTACGTCGACATGTACGCGACCGCCGCCAAGCGGCAGCTCGCGGAGGCGGCGAAGGCGGCCAGGGAGAGCGAGAAGGCCGAGAAGGCCCAGGCCGGGGGCTAG
- a CDS encoding endonuclease/exonuclease/phosphatase family protein, with amino-acid sequence MATPVLPLPDSRTEPDGSAVVRVLGYNVRSMRDDTEALARVITACAPDLVLVQEAPRFFRWRKKLARLAAASGQVVLTGGGTAAGPAILCSLRATVERTEDVLLPLTPGEHRRGLATAVVRFGAVRLGVISCHLGLREDERHAQAGLLLDRLAGLGADHVVAGGDLNERPGGRAFDRLAAGLQDCRATAPWGGEHTFSATEPRRRIDALFATKGIEVLGCGVPLDQPGVTRADLGAATDHLPVLAALRIPAS; translated from the coding sequence ATGGCAACCCCCGTGCTTCCGCTTCCCGACTCCCGCACCGAGCCCGACGGTTCGGCGGTGGTCCGCGTCCTCGGCTACAACGTCCGCTCGATGCGGGACGACACCGAAGCCCTGGCCAGGGTCATCACCGCGTGCGCCCCCGACCTGGTCCTCGTGCAGGAAGCCCCCCGCTTCTTCCGCTGGCGCAAGAAGCTCGCCCGCCTCGCGGCGGCCTCCGGCCAGGTGGTCCTCACCGGCGGGGGCACCGCGGCCGGCCCGGCGATCCTCTGCTCCCTGCGGGCCACCGTGGAGCGCACGGAGGACGTCCTGCTCCCGCTCACCCCCGGCGAGCACCGGCGCGGCCTCGCCACCGCCGTCGTCCGCTTCGGCGCGGTCCGCCTCGGTGTGATCAGCTGCCACCTCGGCCTGCGCGAGGACGAGCGCCACGCCCAGGCCGGCCTGCTCCTCGACCGCCTGGCCGGACTGGGCGCGGACCACGTCGTCGCGGGCGGCGACCTGAACGAGCGCCCCGGCGGCCGTGCGTTCGACCGCCTGGCCGCCGGCCTCCAGGACTGCCGGGCCACGGCTCCCTGGGGCGGCGAGCACACCTTCAGCGCCACCGAGCCCCGCCGGCGCATCGACGCCCTCTTCGCCACGAAGGGCATCGAGGTCCTCGGCTGCGGGGTGCCGCTGGACCAGCCGGGGGTCACGCGGGCGGACCTGGGGGCGGCCACGGACCACCTCCCGGTGCTGGCCGCCCTCAGAATCCCGGCGTCCTGA
- a CDS encoding sulfite oxidase-like oxidoreductase → MGHPVERASGAAAGSGLPPGQRLQRGWPVTHYGPVPKFRSERWEFRVFGATADGDKHTWNHEAFTALPYTTVVADLHCVTKFSMLGAEWGGVPARAVLDLAPPAPGVTHVMVWAEYGFSANLRLSDFASDRTIFATHRDGELLTAEHGFPVRLVVPHLYAWKGPKWVRGVEYMTTDRRGFWEERGYHNIGDPWKEQRYSYQEEPGEGPEL, encoded by the coding sequence ATGGGGCATCCGGTGGAGCGCGCGTCTGGGGCAGCGGCAGGATCCGGGCTTCCGCCGGGGCAGCGGCTCCAGCGCGGCTGGCCGGTCACGCACTACGGGCCCGTGCCGAAGTTCCGGTCCGAACGCTGGGAGTTCCGGGTCTTCGGCGCCACCGCCGACGGGGACAAGCACACCTGGAACCACGAGGCGTTCACGGCCCTGCCCTACACCACCGTGGTGGCCGACCTGCACTGCGTGACCAAGTTCAGCATGCTCGGCGCCGAGTGGGGCGGCGTCCCGGCGCGCGCCGTCCTGGACCTGGCACCGCCGGCGCCCGGCGTCACCCACGTGATGGTCTGGGCGGAGTACGGATTCAGCGCCAACCTCCGCCTGTCGGACTTCGCCTCCGACCGGACGATCTTCGCCACCCACAGGGACGGCGAACTGCTCACCGCCGAGCACGGCTTCCCGGTCCGCCTCGTCGTCCCCCACCTGTACGCCTGGAAGGGCCCCAAGTGGGTCCGCGGGGTCGAGTACATGACCACCGACCGCCGGGGCTTCTGGGAGGAGCGCGGCTACCACAACATCGGCGACCCCTGGAAGGAGCAGCGCTACTCCTACCAGGAGGAGCCCGGGGAGGGACCCGAACTCTGA
- a CDS encoding bacterioferritin-associated ferredoxin yields the protein MFVCSCFGVTEAQVEQLARDGARTPRQIASACKAGTDCGSCVRRIQAVLGRGSCPHREPAGRDRPVLAALDARSGTAAGEAA from the coding sequence ATGTTCGTCTGCAGCTGTTTCGGCGTCACCGAGGCGCAGGTCGAGCAGCTCGCGCGGGACGGTGCCCGCACCCCCCGCCAGATCGCCTCCGCCTGCAAGGCGGGCACCGACTGCGGCTCGTGCGTCCGCCGCATCCAGGCCGTCCTCGGCCGGGGCTCGTGCCCGCACCGGGAGCCGGCCGGCCGGGACCGGCCGGTTCTCGCGGCGCTCGACGCGCGGTCCGGCACCGCGGCCGGCGAAGCCGCCTAG
- a CDS encoding ROK family glucokinase, whose protein sequence is MGLTIGVDIGGTKIAAGVVDEEGNILSTFKVPTPVTPEAIVDAIAAAVAGARAGHEIVGVGIGAAGYVNRQRSTVYFAPNIDWRQEPLKEKVEARVGLPVVVENDANAAAWGEYRFGAGKGHRNVICITLGTGLGGGIIIGNKLRRGHFGVAAEFGHIRMVPDGLLCGCGSQGCWEQYASGRALVRYAKQRANATPERAEVLLALGDGTPDGIEGKHISVAARQGCPVAVDSYRELARWAGAGLADLASLFDPSAFIVGGGLSDEGDLVLDPIRKSYKRWLVGGNWRPVADVIAAQLGNKAGLVGAADLAREPDPIM, encoded by the coding sequence ATGGGACTCACCATCGGCGTCGACATCGGCGGCACGAAGATCGCGGCCGGCGTGGTCGACGAGGAAGGCAACATCCTCTCGACCTTCAAGGTGCCGACGCCCGTCACGCCCGAGGCCATCGTGGACGCCATCGCCGCGGCGGTGGCGGGGGCGCGCGCCGGGCACGAGATCGTCGGCGTGGGCATCGGTGCCGCCGGTTACGTCAACCGGCAGCGCTCCACGGTGTACTTCGCGCCCAACATCGACTGGCGCCAGGAGCCGCTGAAGGAGAAGGTCGAGGCCCGCGTGGGCCTGCCGGTCGTGGTCGAGAACGACGCCAACGCCGCCGCCTGGGGCGAGTACAGGTTCGGTGCCGGCAAGGGCCACCGCAACGTCATCTGCATCACGCTCGGCACCGGCCTCGGCGGCGGCATCATCATCGGCAACAAGCTGCGCCGCGGCCACTTCGGCGTGGCCGCCGAGTTCGGCCACATCCGGATGGTCCCCGACGGCCTGCTGTGCGGCTGCGGTTCGCAGGGCTGCTGGGAGCAGTACGCCTCCGGCCGCGCCCTGGTCCGCTACGCCAAGCAGCGCGCCAACGCCACCCCCGAGCGGGCCGAGGTGCTGCTGGCGCTCGGCGACGGCACGCCCGACGGCATCGAGGGCAAGCACATCTCCGTGGCCGCCCGCCAGGGCTGCCCGGTCGCCGTGGACTCCTACCGCGAGCTGGCCCGCTGGGCCGGTGCCGGCCTCGCCGACCTGGCCTCGCTCTTCGACCCGTCCGCGTTCATCGTCGGCGGCGGCCTCTCCGACGAGGGCGACCTCGTCCTCGACCCGATCCGCAAGTCCTACAAGCGCTGGCTGGTGGGCGGCAACTGGCGCCCGGTGGCCGACGTGATCGCCGCCCAGCTCGGCAACAAGGCGGGCCTGGTGGGCGCGGCCGACCTGGCCCGGGAGCCCGACCCGATCATGTAG
- a CDS encoding carboxylesterase gives MPVLPGAEPYRHEGAEVGVLLCHGFTGSPQSLRPWAEHHAAHGLTVSLPLLPGHGTRWEDMQVTGWQDWYAEVDRELRLLGDRCSRVFVAGLSMGGALALRLAARHGDRVAGVVAVNPANRVHGLSAHALPVARHLVRTTRGITSDIARSGAVELGYDRVPLHAAHSLRVFLRRLDGELPRVTQPLLLLRSAHDHVVPAADPARVLSRVSSTDVKEVVLEQSYHVATLDHDADRIFEESLAFIGRLAPSVGKEGTAAVG, from the coding sequence GTGCCGGTTCTCCCCGGAGCCGAGCCGTACCGCCACGAGGGCGCGGAGGTGGGCGTCCTCCTCTGTCACGGCTTCACCGGCTCGCCCCAGTCACTGCGCCCCTGGGCGGAGCACCACGCGGCGCACGGCCTCACCGTCTCCCTGCCGCTGCTGCCCGGCCACGGAACCCGCTGGGAGGACATGCAGGTCACCGGCTGGCAGGACTGGTACGCGGAGGTGGACCGCGAACTGCGGCTGCTCGGCGACCGCTGCTCGCGGGTGTTCGTGGCGGGCCTGTCGATGGGCGGGGCGCTGGCCCTGAGGCTGGCGGCCCGGCACGGCGACCGGGTCGCGGGCGTGGTGGCCGTCAACCCGGCCAACCGTGTGCACGGCCTGTCGGCCCACGCCCTCCCGGTGGCCCGGCACCTGGTGCGCACGACGAGGGGCATCACCAGCGACATCGCCAGGAGCGGGGCGGTGGAACTGGGGTACGACCGGGTGCCGCTGCACGCGGCGCACTCCCTGCGGGTGTTCCTGCGCCGGCTGGACGGCGAGCTGCCCCGGGTCACCCAGCCGTTGCTGCTGCTGCGCAGCGCCCACGACCACGTGGTCCCCGCGGCCGACCCGGCGCGGGTGCTGAGCCGGGTGTCGTCCACGGACGTGAAGGAGGTCGTGCTGGAACAGAGCTACCACGTCGCGACGTTGGACCATGACGCGGACCGGATCTTCGAGGAGAGCCTCGCCTTCATCGGCCGGCTCGCACCCAGTGTCGGCAAGGAAGGGACGGCCGCAGTTGGCTGA
- a CDS encoding MacS family sensor histidine kinase, producing the protein MPRGERVVRMSVELPLWRALAGYRVLAMLYAIGLCATAYGHFVRPWIAVAYYAVLVVWTLATLPRVADAARCTRGLLAADLAVALAGVLLTPLADDHERIAGGGPTLPSIWTAGSVLAFAVKGGWRWAAVASTAVAAANLVERGGPARDTVHNVVLVWVASIAIGYVVEVARASERTLARALEIEAATRERERLARDIHDGVLQVLAMVQRRGAVLGGEAAELGRLAGEQEVALRTLVSGGLLPVPRPPRGTGAAAAARAAGEPDDDGPLDLRTLLAPHAGARVALAEPGAPVPLPPATARELAAAVTAALDNVRRHAGPGARAWILIEDEPDAVVVTVRDDGPGIPEGRLAQAEGEGRLGVAQSIRGRLRDLGGSAELVSVPGQGTEVELTVPRSAERARGRAER; encoded by the coding sequence GTGCCCAGGGGCGAGCGGGTCGTGAGGATGTCGGTCGAACTGCCGCTGTGGCGTGCGCTGGCCGGCTACCGGGTGCTGGCGATGCTCTACGCCATCGGCCTGTGCGCCACCGCGTACGGCCACTTCGTGCGCCCCTGGATCGCCGTCGCCTACTACGCCGTCCTGGTCGTGTGGACCCTGGCCACGCTGCCCAGGGTGGCGGACGCGGCCAGGTGCACCAGGGGCCTCCTCGCCGCCGACCTGGCCGTGGCCCTCGCCGGTGTCCTGCTGACCCCGCTCGCCGACGACCACGAGCGGATCGCGGGCGGCGGCCCCACCCTGCCGTCGATATGGACCGCGGGCTCGGTGCTGGCCTTCGCCGTCAAGGGCGGCTGGCGCTGGGCCGCCGTCGCCTCCACGGCCGTCGCCGCCGCCAACCTGGTCGAGCGCGGCGGCCCCGCCCGGGACACCGTGCACAACGTCGTCCTGGTCTGGGTGGCGTCCATCGCCATCGGCTACGTCGTGGAGGTCGCCCGGGCCTCCGAGCGCACGCTCGCCCGTGCCCTGGAGATCGAGGCCGCGACCCGGGAGCGGGAGCGGCTGGCCCGCGACATCCACGACGGCGTGCTGCAGGTGCTGGCGATGGTGCAGCGGCGCGGCGCGGTCCTCGGCGGCGAGGCGGCCGAGCTGGGACGGCTGGCCGGGGAGCAGGAGGTGGCGCTGCGCACGCTGGTCTCCGGCGGGCTGCTGCCCGTCCCCCGCCCGCCGCGGGGGACGGGCGCCGCGGCGGCCGCCCGCGCGGCCGGGGAGCCGGACGACGACGGCCCGCTCGACCTGCGCACCCTGCTCGCCCCTCACGCGGGCGCCCGGGTCGCCCTGGCCGAGCCCGGAGCGCCGGTGCCGCTGCCGCCGGCGACGGCCCGGGAGCTGGCCGCGGCGGTGACGGCGGCGCTGGACAACGTGCGCCGGCACGCGGGGCCGGGCGCGCGGGCCTGGATCCTGATCGAGGACGAGCCGGACGCCGTCGTCGTCACCGTCCGCGACGACGGGCCCGGCATCCCGGAGGGCCGGCTCGCCCAGGCCGAGGGCGAGGGCCGGCTGGGCGTGGCCCAGTCGATCCGGGGGCGCCTGCGCGACCTGGGCGGCAGTGCCGAGCTGGTCTCGGTCCCCGGCCAGGGCACGGAAGTCGAGCTGACGGTACCGAGGAGCGCCGAGCGGGCGCGGGGGAGGGCGGAGCGCTGA
- a CDS encoding class II 3-deoxy-7-phosphoheptulonate synthase → MTVNAKTSPSAGNTWRDLPAAQQPEYPDPEALRAVIAELESYPPLVFAGECDQLRARMAAVAQGEAFLLQGGDCAEAFDAVSADQIRNKLKTLLQMGAVLTYAASVPVVKVGRIAGQYSKPRSKPTETRDGVTLPVYRGDSVNGFDFTPGSRIPDPERLKRMYHASASTLNLVRAFTTGGYADLRQVHAWNQDFVKSSPSGQRYEQLAREIDNALHFMRACGTDPEEFKTVEFFSSHEALLLDYESALTRVDSRTGQLYDVSAHMVWIGERTRQLDHAHVEFASRIRNPIGIKLGPSTTAEEALQYVERLDPGREPGRLTFIVRMGADKIRDKLPELVEKVTASGAVVAWVADPMHGNTFEAASGHKTRRFDDVLDEVKGFFEVHKGLGTHPGGIHVELTGDDVTECVGGGDEIFVDDLHQRYETACDPRLNRSQSLDLAFLVAEMYRDQ, encoded by the coding sequence GTGACCGTGAACGCTAAGACCAGCCCGAGCGCTGGCAACACCTGGCGAGACCTGCCCGCGGCGCAGCAGCCCGAGTACCCCGACCCCGAGGCTCTGCGCGCAGTGATCGCGGAGCTCGAGTCGTATCCGCCGCTCGTCTTCGCGGGCGAGTGCGACCAGCTGCGCGCCCGGATGGCGGCCGTCGCCCAGGGAGAGGCGTTCCTCCTCCAGGGCGGCGACTGCGCGGAGGCCTTCGACGCGGTGTCCGCCGACCAGATCCGCAACAAGCTCAAGACGTTGCTCCAGATGGGCGCCGTCCTCACCTACGCGGCCTCGGTGCCGGTGGTGAAGGTGGGCCGGATCGCCGGCCAGTACTCCAAGCCGCGGTCCAAGCCGACCGAGACCCGTGACGGCGTGACGCTGCCGGTGTACCGGGGCGACTCCGTCAACGGCTTCGACTTCACCCCCGGGTCCCGCATCCCGGACCCGGAGCGGCTCAAGCGGATGTACCACGCCTCGGCCTCCACGCTGAACCTGGTGCGCGCCTTCACCACCGGCGGCTACGCCGACCTGCGCCAGGTGCACGCCTGGAACCAGGACTTCGTGAAGTCCTCGCCCTCGGGCCAGCGCTACGAGCAGCTCGCGCGGGAGATCGACAACGCGCTGCACTTCATGCGGGCCTGCGGCACCGACCCGGAGGAGTTCAAGACCGTCGAGTTCTTCTCCTCGCACGAGGCGCTGCTGCTGGACTACGAGTCGGCCCTCACCCGCGTCGACTCCCGCACGGGGCAGCTGTACGACGTCTCGGCGCACATGGTGTGGATCGGCGAGCGCACCCGGCAGCTGGACCACGCGCACGTCGAGTTCGCCTCCCGGATCCGCAACCCGATCGGCATCAAGCTCGGCCCGTCCACGACGGCCGAGGAGGCGCTGCAGTACGTCGAGCGCCTCGACCCCGGCCGCGAGCCGGGCCGGCTGACCTTCATCGTCCGCATGGGCGCCGACAAGATCCGCGACAAGCTCCCCGAGCTGGTCGAGAAGGTCACGGCGTCCGGCGCGGTGGTGGCCTGGGTGGCCGACCCGATGCACGGCAACACCTTCGAGGCGGCCTCCGGGCACAAGACCCGCCGCTTCGACGACGTGCTGGACGAGGTCAAGGGCTTCTTCGAGGTCCACAAGGGCCTGGGCACCCACCCGGGCGGCATCCACGTGGAGCTGACCGGCGACGACGTCACCGAATGCGTGGGCGGCGGCGACGAGATCTTCGTCGACGACCTGCACCAGCGCTACGAGACGGCCTGTGACCCGCGGCTGAACCGCAGCCAGTCCCTCGACCTGGCGTTCCTCGTCGCGGAGATGTACCGGGACCAGTGA
- a CDS encoding response regulator transcription factor, producing the protein MTQRQDPIRVMVVDDHPMWRDAVARDLAESGFEVVATAGDGEQAVRRAGAAAPDVLVLDLNLPARPGVQVCKELVARNPALRVLVLSASGEHADVLEAVKSGATGYLLKSASTEELLDAVRRTAAGDPVFTPGLAGLVLGEYRRLACEPAPAPGAGGPGAPRLTGRETEVLRLVAKGLSYKQIAERLVISHRTVQNHVQNTLGKLQLHNRVELVRYVIERGLDDE; encoded by the coding sequence ATGACACAGCGGCAGGACCCGATCAGGGTCATGGTGGTCGACGACCACCCGATGTGGCGCGACGCGGTCGCGCGGGACCTGGCCGAGTCCGGTTTCGAGGTGGTCGCCACCGCCGGCGACGGCGAGCAGGCGGTCCGCCGGGCCGGGGCGGCGGCCCCCGACGTCCTCGTGCTGGACCTCAACCTGCCGGCCAGGCCCGGTGTCCAGGTGTGCAAGGAACTGGTCGCCCGCAACCCCGCCCTGCGCGTCCTGGTGCTGTCCGCGAGCGGCGAGCACGCCGACGTCCTGGAGGCGGTGAAGTCCGGCGCGACGGGCTACCTGCTGAAGTCGGCGTCCACGGAGGAACTGCTCGACGCGGTGCGCCGCACGGCCGCCGGCGACCCGGTGTTCACGCCGGGGCTGGCCGGACTGGTGCTCGGCGAGTACCGGCGCCTGGCCTGCGAGCCCGCGCCGGCGCCCGGCGCCGGCGGTCCGGGGGCGCCCCGGCTCACCGGGCGGGAGACGGAGGTGCTGCGGCTGGTGGCCAAGGGCCTGAGCTACAAGCAGATCGCCGAACGCCTCGTCATCTCCCACCGCACGGTCCAGAACCACGTGCAGAACACCCTCGGCAAACTCCAGCTGCACAACCGGGTGGAGCTGGTCCGGTACGTGATCGAACGCGGCCTCGACGACGAGTAG
- the bfr gene encoding bacterioferritin — protein sequence MQGDPEVIELLNEQLTGELTAINQYFLHAKMQENFGWTKLARYTRHESFDEMKHAEALTDRILLLEGPPNYQRLFHVRVGQTVREMFEADRLVEVEAIDRLRRGVRVMREKGDITSANVFEGILADEELHIDYLDTQLELVDKLGEALYLAQVIEQPEG from the coding sequence ATGCAGGGCGACCCCGAGGTCATCGAACTGCTCAACGAGCAGCTCACCGGCGAGCTGACCGCGATCAACCAGTACTTCCTGCACGCGAAGATGCAGGAGAACTTCGGCTGGACGAAACTCGCCAGGTACACGCGGCACGAGTCGTTCGACGAGATGAAGCACGCCGAGGCGCTCACCGACCGGATCCTGCTCCTGGAGGGGCCGCCCAACTACCAGCGGTTGTTCCACGTGCGCGTGGGGCAGACCGTCCGGGAGATGTTCGAGGCCGACCGGCTGGTCGAGGTCGAGGCGATCGACCGGCTCAGGCGGGGGGTCAGGGTGATGCGCGAGAAGGGCGACATCACGTCGGCGAACGTCTTCGAGGGCATCCTCGCCGACGAGGAGCTGCACATCGACTACCTCGACACGCAGCTGGAGCTGGTGGACAAGCTCGGCGAGGCGCTCTACCTCGCCCAGGTGATCGAGCAGCCGGAGGGCTGA
- a CDS encoding ArsA family ATPase — translation MRTLLITGPGGSGRTTVAAATAFEAARGGVRTLVLGADRTDTLGRALGSATGPVPTEVAEHLTAWRPDATERFRQDLTAFQARAAGVLDLLGATRLDAEEATPLPGAEELSLLRALRDAALSGRHDLLVVDLPPLAQALALLALPGELRRYLSRLLPPERQAARALRPVLGRLAGVPMPAEWLYETAARWDAGLAAVEAVLADRHTAVRLVAEPGPAGADAVRTAALGLALRGLRTEALIANRVLPDTAPDTWLAGLLAQQRKALAEWQPHGVRPVPHLGRDPHGTDDLAALAVPGAGSAPAPVRWPVTDRLAEDGVLVWHIPLPGAVREELDLIRRGDELVITAGPFRRIVPLPGALRRCTVAGAALREAELRIRFAPDPRLWPGTGG, via the coding sequence ATGCGCACCCTCCTGATCACGGGCCCCGGCGGCAGCGGGCGTACCACCGTGGCCGCCGCCACCGCGTTCGAGGCCGCCCGCGGGGGCGTCCGCACCCTCGTCCTCGGCGCCGACCGCACGGACACGCTCGGCAGGGCCCTGGGATCCGCGACGGGACCGGTCCCCACCGAGGTCGCCGAGCACCTCACCGCCTGGCGGCCCGACGCCACCGAACGCTTCCGGCAGGACCTCACCGCCTTCCAGGCCCGCGCCGCCGGCGTCCTCGACCTCCTCGGCGCCACGCGCCTGGACGCCGAGGAGGCCACCCCGCTGCCCGGTGCCGAGGAACTGTCCCTCCTGCGTGCCCTGCGGGACGCCGCCCTCTCCGGGCGCCACGACCTCCTCGTCGTCGACCTCCCGCCCCTCGCGCAGGCCCTCGCCCTGCTCGCCCTGCCCGGGGAACTGCGCCGCTACCTGAGCCGCCTGCTCCCGCCCGAGCGGCAGGCGGCCCGGGCCCTGCGTCCCGTCCTCGGCCGCCTGGCCGGCGTCCCCATGCCCGCCGAGTGGCTGTACGAGACGGCGGCCCGCTGGGACGCCGGCCTGGCCGCCGTGGAAGCGGTCCTCGCCGACCGGCACACCGCCGTGCGCCTCGTCGCCGAACCCGGCCCGGCCGGCGCCGACGCCGTGCGCACCGCCGCCCTCGGCCTCGCCCTGCGCGGCCTGCGCACCGAGGCCCTGATCGCCAACCGGGTCCTGCCCGACACCGCCCCGGACACCTGGCTCGCCGGACTCCTCGCCCAGCAGCGCAAGGCGCTCGCCGAGTGGCAGCCGCACGGCGTCCGCCCCGTGCCCCACCTCGGCCGCGACCCGCACGGCACCGACGACCTCGCCGCCCTCGCCGTGCCCGGCGCCGGATCCGCGCCCGCCCCGGTCCGGTGGCCCGTCACCGACCGGCTCGCCGAGGACGGCGTCCTGGTCTGGCACATCCCGCTGCCCGGCGCCGTGCGCGAGGAGCTGGACCTGATCCGGCGCGGCGACGAACTCGTCATCACCGCCGGTCCGTTCCGCCGGATCGTCCCCCTCCCCGGTGCCCTGCGCCGCTGCACCGTCGCCGGCGCCGCCCTGCGGGAGGCCGAACTGCGCATCCGCTTCGCCCCCGACCCGCGGCTGTGGCCGGGCACCGGGGGATGA